A window of Neisseria canis contains these coding sequences:
- a CDS encoding type VI secretion system Vgr family protein: MNRTIVAHTPLGPQLLFKKMLGAESVSNLFEFDITFVSKDSNLQGKDIIGQPVTLEIDTEAGSPRYLNGLVTDFGYIGEDEDEEGYHAYACTARPFMWYLTQNVDSRVFVDKSVLDIANEVLSAFGFPYQVKCQKGYRTRGFCVQYQETSFHFLNRLFEQEGIYYYFTHSNGSHELVIADDVGILQAIPSSNIPYHSRQTAPGAPSTAYIDIWEERDSLKSSQFVTQEYNYKNAKVPMKSQDSVHDFSSVTMEHYDFYTGFSDVSEAQNYSQVRSEDLKSQTKVITGSGTALTVAPGYTFTLSRHPHSSSNTEYTILKANYDFEEAGYTTGDRIGKFRISFRVLPKSYQYRPPLKTPKPKVLGTQAATVTGPAGEEVYTNEYGDIKVQFHWDRYGKMDENSSNWVRVTQGSAGAGYGSINTPRIGEEVLVDFINGDADRPIVLGRLYNSAMSPPWGFPAAAKQSGIKSKSFNSPLSNFNELMFNDTAGSEMVNFQAQKDLTSLVKNNETRNVNNDRTTTIGNNETVTVVGDRAKTVQKNETASITQNRTKSVGQNETASITQNQSISVGQNQSTSVGKDQSVDVAMNRSRSVGQNENVTIGQSQALTVGQDQNVTVGQNQAFTVGANRNKTVVSNEVSSIGGNKQETVSKNGMNNVGIGQMTNIGAGYMLNVGGGWMTNVGAAEMHSVGLIMNINAGMNIGLNAGRNITLSANSKITLQVGNSMIVMDKNKIAIVSKKIKVVGTKVVDMDGKKVDIN, translated from the coding sequence ATGAATAGAACGATCGTTGCTCATACACCTTTGGGACCACAACTGTTATTCAAAAAAATGCTTGGGGCGGAATCCGTTTCCAATCTTTTTGAATTTGATATCACATTTGTTTCTAAAGATTCCAATTTACAAGGCAAAGATATCATCGGCCAGCCCGTAACGCTGGAAATCGACACCGAAGCGGGCAGCCCGCGCTACCTGAACGGCTTGGTTACCGATTTCGGCTACATCGGCGAAGATGAAGACGAAGAGGGCTACCATGCTTATGCTTGTACCGCCCGCCCGTTTATGTGGTATCTCACTCAAAATGTAGACAGCAGGGTGTTTGTTGATAAATCGGTGCTCGATATTGCCAACGAAGTTTTATCTGCATTCGGTTTTCCTTATCAGGTTAAATGCCAAAAAGGTTATCGCACCAGAGGCTTTTGCGTTCAATATCAAGAAACCAGTTTTCATTTCTTAAACCGTTTGTTTGAACAAGAAGGCATTTACTATTATTTCACCCACAGCAACGGCTCGCACGAGCTGGTTATCGCCGACGATGTCGGCATTTTGCAGGCGATTCCTTCTTCCAACATTCCTTACCACTCCCGCCAAACCGCGCCGGGTGCGCCCAGCACCGCTTATATCGACATCTGGGAAGAGCGGGACTCTCTTAAATCCAGCCAGTTCGTTACACAAGAATACAATTACAAAAATGCCAAAGTGCCGATGAAATCGCAGGATTCCGTTCACGATTTCAGCTCGGTAACCATGGAACACTATGATTTCTATACCGGCTTCAGCGATGTTTCCGAAGCGCAGAATTACAGCCAAGTGCGCAGTGAAGATTTGAAGAGCCAAACCAAAGTCATTACCGGCTCCGGCACGGCATTAACGGTTGCTCCGGGCTATACGTTTACTCTGAGCAGACACCCGCATTCGTCATCCAATACCGAATATACGATTTTGAAGGCAAACTACGATTTTGAAGAAGCCGGCTATACCACCGGCGACCGTATCGGCAAATTCAGAATCTCATTCCGCGTATTGCCGAAGTCGTACCAATACCGCCCGCCACTGAAAACACCCAAACCGAAAGTGTTGGGTACGCAGGCTGCAACGGTAACCGGCCCGGCCGGAGAAGAAGTTTATACCAACGAATACGGCGATATTAAAGTTCAATTCCATTGGGACCGCTACGGCAAAATGGATGAAAACAGCTCCAACTGGGTGCGCGTAACGCAAGGCTCGGCCGGTGCGGGATACGGTTCCATCAATACGCCGCGTATTGGCGAAGAAGTGTTGGTCGACTTCATTAACGGCGATGCCGACCGGCCGATCGTATTAGGCCGTCTGTATAACAGCGCAATGTCGCCACCGTGGGGCTTCCCCGCCGCCGCCAAGCAATCCGGTATTAAGAGTAAAAGTTTCAATTCGCCGCTTTCCAACTTTAATGAGTTGATGTTCAACGATACCGCGGGCTCTGAAATGGTGAATTTTCAGGCGCAGAAAGATTTGACATCGCTGGTTAAAAACAACGAAACCCGCAATGTCAATAACGACCGCACTACCACCATCGGCAATAACGAAACGGTAACAGTGGTGGGCGACAGGGCGAAAACCGTTCAGAAAAACGAAACGGCTTCGATTACCCAAAACCGCACCAAATCGGTGGGCCAGAACGAAACGGCCAGCATCACCCAAAACCAAAGCATCAGTGTCGGCCAAAACCAAAGTACCAGCGTGGGTAAAGACCAAAGCGTCGACGTGGCGATGAACCGCAGCCGTTCGGTCGGTCAAAACGAAAATGTAACCATCGGCCAAAGTCAGGCTTTGACCGTGGGGCAGGATCAAAACGTTACCGTCGGCCAAAACCAAGCATTTACCGTCGGTGCCAACCGCAATAAAACCGTTGTTTCGAACGAAGTCAGCAGCATCGGCGGCAACAAACAGGAAACGGTGAGCAAAAACGGTATGAACAACGTCGGCATCGGCCAGATGACCAATATCGGTGCGGGCTATATGCTGAACGTCGGCGGCGGTTGGATGACCAACGTCGGCGCGGCGGAAATGCACAGCGTCGGCCTGATCATGAACATCAATGCCGGCATGAACATCGGCCTCAATGCCGGCCGCAACATTACTTTGTCCGCCAATTCCAAAATTACCCTGCAAGTCGGTAATTCCATGATTGTGATGGATAAAAACAAGATTGCGATTGTCAGCAAAAAAATCAAAGTCGTCGGCACCAAAGTGGTGGATATGGACGGTAAAAAAGTGGACATCAACTAG
- the tssM gene encoding type VI secretion system membrane subunit TssM has translation MKKILYFLGSRSLWVMLGIAGLIILVWFIGPLISIGEIRPLASKVVRFAVCAAIVGIWLAKAVFRQYRESRRNAALLKEIKAAQEPILKSASDISSMSRQFAEMDKVLKNAKFSKSKNSLLARLEEGQYLYQMPWYVVLGAAGSGKTTALKRSGLNFPLESTLGTSVSGLAGTRDCDWFLSDEIVLLDTAGRLSLHDNHSNKDSSDWEEFVSLLKRYRPKQPINGVLVTVGVDDLLGGKTNITEISAELRKRIHEMHTKLGIHFPVYLMITKLDLLHGFDKFFAHLTEEQRNQYLGISLSDTEGMETPIATASNALSEIVDKLRSSMLGTIHQLESSEDKAAAFAFPEEFERLNQAVLSLFKELSKSSKFEQPIAWRGVYFSSGTQTGQHLNPILEGLQSDFQLSRKYLDSERTAAQTSDRSFFLNRLFSDVILSEANLAGENKSWFVKNQMLYWLGVGAIAATVITCLTMMLNSYSNNRSYLEQVGSKATKLGMDAKKYADAPDLLKAVTFAEHVRDTTRSSEIPDLSSPPLGYRMGLYQGAQMEDVGESAYRRILQDNVMPLISYKLDELLRTTSGSDGINGYNALKAYLMMFNKEHFDAAFMQNWLMSNLSKAESSGMSEQQKKSVEKALNQILSKQSITPSVPYDEALVERRRQEIAQRDIATMVLEDTVNAVARSGKEGVTPVSFSSMGGVQSHLLFRRKTGGALKEPINFIYTKEAYITKVLPAMVKSAEQFFNEDNWVLGNYASLSQSKASVLSDAQRLYFSNYIRVWNHYLADLSLVTPKSSRESIQIAKLLSEKNSPLANIIKGISDNTTLTIDNRVTEKAGSKIADWLNRAGLSKLLGAEGEANVKNELAALKQATPVDDAFADFHILTETTNDQPPAINAITEAINDLYVYLVAVNVAVEKGVDLPPDDPFVKYKAEVNRLPSPFRQMLDNFSEIILKNTDKIVDEKLMSTLEKQLATLTNSCQETRQQGYPFERGSENNVALESFSSIFGPNGIYNKFTNLSGEAAVLARSEKLETLTAKNSAFKDRFSKLDDIAAIRQGYFDKGSETPSFDFAVKVLILDASLESVNISYDGKSYVYSHGPVNPATFTWPSKNENALAKIDISSPQINSAGISATGPWSIFRLIEKGKIVRQTGNTTVVEYNIQGKNVVVEFTTSTASNPFNLNKLRNFQCV, from the coding sequence ATGAAAAAAATTCTTTATTTTCTAGGTTCCCGTTCTTTATGGGTAATGTTGGGTATCGCCGGTCTGATTATATTGGTATGGTTTATCGGCCCGCTGATTTCCATAGGAGAAATCCGTCCTTTAGCGAGCAAAGTCGTGCGCTTTGCCGTGTGTGCTGCCATTGTCGGTATTTGGTTGGCTAAAGCCGTATTCCGTCAATATCGCGAATCGCGCCGTAATGCTGCTTTATTAAAAGAAATCAAAGCCGCACAAGAACCCATTTTGAAAAGTGCAAGCGATATCAGCTCTATGAGCCGCCAGTTTGCCGAGATGGACAAAGTGCTGAAAAACGCCAAGTTTTCCAAATCGAAAAACAGCCTATTGGCGAGACTGGAAGAAGGCCAATACCTTTACCAAATGCCGTGGTATGTCGTTTTGGGCGCAGCAGGCTCTGGTAAAACCACAGCTCTGAAACGCTCCGGCCTTAATTTCCCACTGGAAAGCACTTTGGGAACGTCTGTCAGCGGCTTGGCAGGCACACGGGATTGCGATTGGTTTTTATCTGATGAAATCGTTTTGCTGGATACTGCCGGCAGATTGTCTCTGCACGATAACCACAGCAATAAAGATTCCAGCGACTGGGAAGAATTTGTATCGTTGCTGAAACGCTACCGCCCCAAACAACCTATCAACGGTGTATTGGTTACTGTGGGCGTGGACGACTTATTGGGCGGTAAAACCAATATCACGGAAATATCGGCAGAGCTACGCAAAAGAATCCACGAAATGCATACCAAACTAGGTATTCATTTCCCTGTTTACCTCATGATTACCAAACTGGATTTGCTACATGGTTTTGATAAATTCTTCGCTCATTTAACAGAAGAGCAAAGAAACCAATACTTAGGTATTTCCCTGTCTGACACAGAAGGAATGGAAACGCCGATTGCCACCGCATCCAATGCCTTATCGGAGATTGTGGATAAATTGCGCTCTTCTATGTTGGGTACTATCCATCAACTGGAATCTTCTGAAGACAAAGCTGCTGCTTTTGCTTTCCCTGAAGAGTTTGAACGTCTGAACCAAGCCGTGCTTTCTCTCTTTAAAGAGCTATCCAAATCTTCTAAATTTGAGCAACCGATTGCATGGAGAGGTGTTTACTTTTCAAGCGGTACTCAAACCGGGCAGCATCTCAATCCCATCTTGGAAGGTTTGCAAAGCGATTTCCAATTATCAAGAAAATACTTGGATTCGGAGAGAACCGCAGCTCAGACCTCTGATCGCAGCTTCTTCCTGAACAGATTGTTTTCCGACGTTATCCTCAGCGAAGCAAACTTAGCCGGGGAAAATAAATCTTGGTTCGTCAAAAACCAAATGCTGTATTGGCTCGGCGTCGGCGCGATTGCGGCTACCGTAATTACCTGCTTGACCATGATGTTGAACAGCTACTCCAATAACCGTTCCTATTTGGAGCAGGTCGGCAGTAAAGCAACCAAATTGGGCATGGATGCAAAAAAATATGCGGATGCGCCCGATTTGCTTAAAGCGGTAACGTTTGCAGAACACGTTAGAGACACCACCAGAAGCAGCGAAATTCCCGATCTCTCGTCCCCTCCCCTCGGCTACCGCATGGGTCTGTATCAAGGCGCTCAAATGGAGGACGTGGGTGAATCTGCCTACCGCAGAATTCTCCAAGACAACGTAATGCCTTTAATCAGCTATAAGCTGGACGAGCTTCTGCGCACAACCAGCGGTTCAGACGGCATCAATGGCTATAACGCTTTAAAAGCCTATCTGATGATGTTTAATAAAGAACATTTCGATGCGGCTTTTATGCAAAACTGGCTGATGTCTAATCTGTCTAAAGCAGAATCTTCAGGCATGAGCGAGCAGCAGAAAAAATCTGTTGAGAAAGCGTTAAACCAAATCCTTTCCAAGCAAAGCATCACGCCCAGCGTACCCTATGATGAAGCATTGGTAGAACGCCGCCGTCAGGAAATTGCACAAAGAGACATTGCCACCATGGTATTGGAAGATACCGTGAATGCGGTTGCCCGCTCAGGAAAAGAAGGGGTGACGCCTGTTTCCTTTTCCAGCATGGGCGGTGTGCAAAGCCACTTGTTGTTCCGTCGCAAAACAGGCGGGGCTTTAAAAGAACCGATTAACTTCATCTATACCAAAGAGGCATACATCACCAAAGTATTACCTGCCATGGTTAAATCGGCAGAACAGTTTTTTAACGAAGATAATTGGGTGCTGGGTAATTACGCCTCTTTAAGCCAAAGCAAGGCTTCCGTTCTTTCCGATGCCCAAAGGCTCTATTTCAGCAACTACATTAGAGTATGGAATCATTATTTAGCCGACTTGTCATTGGTTACGCCGAAATCATCGCGCGAGAGCATTCAGATTGCCAAACTGCTGTCTGAAAAAAATTCCCCTTTGGCTAATATCATCAAAGGAATTAGCGATAACACAACGCTAACCATTGATAATCGGGTCACTGAAAAAGCAGGCAGCAAAATTGCCGATTGGTTAAACAGAGCCGGCCTCTCCAAGCTTTTAGGCGCTGAAGGTGAAGCCAATGTGAAAAACGAATTGGCCGCTTTAAAACAAGCAACACCTGTTGATGATGCTTTTGCAGACTTCCATATACTGACCGAAACCACAAATGATCAGCCTCCCGCCATTAACGCCATTACCGAAGCCATTAACGATTTGTATGTTTATTTGGTTGCCGTTAACGTTGCGGTAGAAAAAGGGGTGGATCTACCTCCCGATGATCCTTTTGTGAAATACAAGGCCGAAGTAAACCGACTGCCCTCACCTTTCCGCCAAATGCTGGACAATTTTTCTGAGATTATCTTGAAAAACACCGATAAGATTGTCGATGAGAAACTCATGTCTACTTTGGAAAAACAATTGGCTACTCTAACTAACAGTTGCCAAGAAACACGCCAACAGGGCTATCCTTTCGAAAGAGGGTCGGAAAACAATGTTGCCTTGGAAAGTTTCTCCAGCATCTTCGGCCCTAACGGCATCTACAACAAATTTACCAACTTATCAGGCGAAGCTGCCGTGTTGGCTCGCTCGGAAAAGCTGGAAACATTAACGGCTAAAAACAGCGCGTTTAAAGACCGCTTTTCCAAATTGGACGACATAGCAGCCATCCGACAAGGCTATTTCGACAAAGGTTCGGAAACCCCTTCGTTTGATTTCGCAGTTAAAGTTTTGATTCTCGATGCCAGCTTGGAGAGCGTAAATATTTCGTACGACGGAAAAAGCTATGTATACAGCCACGGGCCTGTTAATCCTGCGACCTTTACTTGGCCGTCTAAAAATGAAAACGCTTTGGCCAAAATAGACATTTCTTCCCCTCAAATCAACAGCGCCGGTATCAGCGCCACCGGGCCGTGGTCAATCTTCCGCCTGATTGAAAAAGGAAAAATCGTCCGCCAAACAGGAAACACCACTGTGGTTGAATACAACATCCAAGGCAAAAACGTTGTGGTTGAATTTACAACCTCTACCGCATCGAACCCCTTTAATTTAAATAAATTAAGGAATTTTCAGTGCGTTTAA
- the tssL gene encoding type VI secretion system protein TssL, long form, which produces MNNQNNAAHSAVNIYNPLIEAAKPVFILVNAMQQTTSQLSTDSLINKFSLLINNFEENAEKNGAKYDAIQAAKYCLCTFVDELAVRAGWADETWSKNSLLVSFYDETWGGERFFEIIQNLKQDPDKNIDLLEFMYLCLQFGYKGKYQVLNSGELEIDKIKRDLLALIHSKRPDQTVNLFKHDPIVTNTIQRKQRLTIPLWVVGVLGAVALGIGYFAMQWSLGDDFDTASTKVNSLKLPAVAPKQQETKNTIRLRPLLENEIARKLVSVEDSQDRSTVTILGDGLFESGSAQIQDQYYPVLATVGQALDSVEGQIVVTGYTDDKPIQSLNFPSNWHLSQGRADAVKEILLTYVKNGGTRIRSEGRGSTNPVVPNDTVENRAKNRRVEITLFTTGSGPKLGSAVEVQTDAPAAQPSSDVSAGQ; this is translated from the coding sequence ATGAATAACCAGAATAATGCAGCACATAGCGCAGTAAATATCTACAACCCTTTGATTGAAGCTGCCAAACCCGTTTTTATCTTGGTGAATGCCATGCAGCAAACCACCAGTCAACTCTCTACCGACAGCTTGATTAATAAGTTTTCTCTTTTAATCAATAACTTTGAAGAGAATGCTGAGAAAAACGGAGCGAAATATGATGCCATTCAAGCTGCGAAATACTGCTTGTGTACATTCGTAGATGAATTGGCAGTCCGTGCAGGCTGGGCAGATGAAACGTGGTCGAAAAACAGCCTGCTGGTGTCCTTTTACGATGAGACATGGGGTGGTGAGCGCTTTTTTGAAATTATTCAAAACTTAAAGCAAGACCCTGATAAAAACATCGATTTATTAGAGTTTATGTACTTGTGCCTGCAGTTCGGCTACAAAGGCAAATACCAAGTTTTAAACAGCGGCGAATTGGAAATCGACAAAATCAAAAGAGACTTGCTCGCCTTGATTCACAGCAAACGGCCGGATCAAACCGTTAATCTCTTCAAGCACGATCCGATTGTTACCAATACCATCCAGCGAAAACAGCGGCTGACCATTCCTTTATGGGTAGTAGGCGTATTAGGCGCAGTTGCTTTGGGAATAGGCTATTTCGCGATGCAATGGTCGTTGGGCGATGACTTTGATACCGCCAGCACAAAAGTAAACAGCCTCAAACTTCCCGCTGTCGCACCTAAACAGCAGGAAACCAAAAACACCATCCGCCTGCGGCCTTTATTGGAAAACGAAATCGCCAGAAAACTGGTATCTGTTGAAGACTCCCAAGACAGAAGCACAGTAACCATTTTGGGCGACGGTTTGTTTGAATCAGGCTCCGCACAGATTCAAGACCAATACTACCCCGTCTTGGCTACGGTCGGTCAGGCTTTGGATAGTGTCGAAGGGCAAATTGTCGTTACAGGCTATACCGATGACAAGCCTATTCAAAGCTTGAATTTCCCGTCCAACTGGCATCTCTCACAAGGTCGGGCTGATGCGGTAAAAGAAATTCTCTTAACTTACGTTAAAAACGGCGGAACGCGTATCCGTTCGGAAGGACGCGGTTCGACCAATCCGGTTGTACCGAATGATACGGTGGAAAACAGAGCCAAAAACCGACGGGTTGAAATTACCCTATTCACGACTGGCAGCGGCCCTAAACTGGGCAGCGCAGTAGAAGTGCAAACCGACGCTCCGGCTGCCCAACCAAGCAGCGATGTCAGTGCAGGTCAATAA
- the tssK gene encoding type VI secretion system baseplate subunit TssK, translated as MAIEAKVVWSEGIFIAPQHFQQFERYIESGLRQLAVSREGYFWGFSSLVLDSDGLKRGVIGIHEAEGVFPDGSVFLLSQKQLENLNLTVPANIKDTKICLAVNLPSSVNNEICFPDQDSTAPHRYKAFDKTLADTTNTELDGRQVTLAELNPMLVLESDVTSGQTALPIALIHSSSADFEVVLDESYIPPCLGSQKQQHLKAYISEIYGLLMQKSNSLANAVNDPNTGGSVEVMDFMMLQTINRYLAYLHHENEGARQTHPEQLFVNLSKLCADLMTFLPARKVGEIPVYQHNDLASCFGKLFFNLRKSLSIVLEQRAIRIPLDMRDEATHVAQTPDQSLLDKASFVLAIKADMPNEALRQKIPSVVKIGTVEKVKELVAYHLPGIRVHALSVAPRELPYHSGYVYFELDKKHEMWDMFDTSSGMAFHLAGNFPNLDVEFWAIKSLS; from the coding sequence ATGGCGATAGAAGCAAAAGTGGTCTGGTCTGAGGGAATCTTCATTGCTCCCCAACATTTCCAGCAATTTGAACGTTACATTGAATCCGGTTTACGTCAATTAGCCGTTTCCCGTGAAGGCTATTTTTGGGGATTTTCTTCACTCGTTTTGGATTCAGACGGCCTCAAGCGCGGGGTAATCGGTATTCATGAAGCAGAAGGCGTGTTTCCCGACGGCTCGGTCTTTTTACTTTCTCAGAAACAACTCGAAAATCTGAACTTAACCGTTCCTGCCAATATTAAAGACACCAAAATCTGCTTGGCCGTTAACTTACCCTCTTCCGTGAACAATGAGATTTGCTTTCCGGATCAAGACTCAACTGCCCCTCACCGCTATAAAGCATTTGATAAAACACTTGCAGATACCACCAATACCGAATTAGACGGCCGCCAAGTTACGTTGGCAGAGCTTAACCCCATGCTGGTTTTAGAAAGCGATGTTACCAGCGGACAAACTGCCCTCCCCATAGCGCTTATCCATTCCAGTTCGGCAGATTTCGAGGTGGTCTTAGACGAATCCTATATCCCGCCCTGTCTCGGCAGCCAAAAGCAACAGCATTTAAAGGCTTATATTTCAGAGATATACGGCCTTTTGATGCAGAAAAGCAATAGCTTGGCCAATGCTGTAAACGATCCCAATACTGGAGGTTCTGTTGAAGTGATGGATTTCATGATGCTCCAAACCATCAACAGATATTTGGCCTATTTACACCATGAAAATGAAGGCGCCCGCCAAACCCATCCGGAACAATTATTCGTTAATCTGTCGAAGTTGTGTGCCGATTTGATGACTTTCTTACCTGCCCGCAAAGTAGGCGAAATTCCTGTGTATCAGCACAACGACTTGGCCTCATGCTTCGGAAAATTATTTTTCAATCTGCGTAAATCACTTTCTATCGTGCTTGAGCAAAGAGCGATCAGAATTCCTCTCGACATGCGCGACGAGGCAACGCACGTTGCCCAAACGCCTGATCAAAGCCTGCTGGATAAAGCCTCATTCGTTCTCGCCATCAAAGCCGATATGCCGAACGAAGCATTGCGCCAAAAAATTCCAAGCGTGGTGAAGATAGGTACGGTGGAAAAAGTAAAAGAATTAGTCGCCTACCACCTGCCCGGAATCAGGGTACACGCCTTATCCGTTGCACCGAGAGAATTGCCCTACCACAGCGGCTATGTTTATTTCGAGTTGGATAAAAAACACGAGATGTGGGATATGTTTGACACTTCTTCGGGCATGGCCTTCCATTTAGCCGGTAATTTTCCGAATTTAGATGTTGAATTTTGGGCAATTAAGTCTTTGAGTTAA
- the tssJ gene encoding type VI secretion system lipoprotein TssJ — MHKDLMKYILFLVIPLMLSACASNHKPPKESDESGEMIDLQIIISPDVNFDLVGRPSPIRLDLYQLTSDGEFKKANYFELTNNAKETLGDKLIQQSQFMLYPNTVKILPIKIDSHLKYLGVVASYRDLDNSRWQLILLKQKKRWYQFGKHYFYLNLGRNKLSQLSKTEMRNMLQEYKERHPDNKRIKENGKVRKHDSDLSKGVFREEK; from the coding sequence ATGCATAAAGATTTGATGAAATACATACTATTTTTGGTGATACCTTTAATGCTAAGCGCATGTGCTTCCAATCATAAACCGCCAAAAGAATCTGATGAAAGCGGTGAAATGATTGACCTACAAATCATTATTTCACCTGATGTAAATTTTGATTTGGTAGGTCGGCCTTCTCCCATACGTTTGGATTTATACCAGTTAACTTCAGATGGTGAGTTTAAAAAAGCAAATTATTTTGAGCTTACCAACAACGCCAAAGAAACTTTAGGCGATAAATTAATCCAACAAAGCCAATTCATGCTGTATCCAAACACAGTAAAGATATTGCCAATTAAAATAGATTCCCATCTAAAATATTTAGGTGTAGTAGCAAGTTATCGCGATTTAGATAACAGCCGATGGCAACTGATTTTATTGAAACAGAAAAAACGCTGGTATCAATTTGGCAAACATTATTTCTATTTAAATCTAGGCAGAAACAAATTAAGTCAGTTATCAAAGACAGAAATGCGCAACATGCTGCAAGAATATAAAGAGCGCCACCCCGACAACAAACGCATCAAAGAAAACGGCAAAGTCCGCAAACACGACAGCGACCTTAGCAAAGGCGTTTTCCGTGAAGAAAAATAA